One window of Branchiostoma lanceolatum isolate klBraLanc5 chromosome 6, klBraLanc5.hap2, whole genome shotgun sequence genomic DNA carries:
- the LOC136436374 gene encoding choline/ethanolaminephosphotransferase 1-like, translating into MLALATKGASAHQTYPTLYYLMFGLAHAKITIVLRVADATKSKMPLIDTSMLGPAMLLLSSFLGDYVSEYFVLCLALMLVGLDLVVYSTLVLRESCDYLNISCFKVKDKS; encoded by the exons ATGCTCGCCCTCGCCACCAAGGGAGCGTCCGCCCACCAGACCTACCCTACCCTGTACTATCTCATGTTTGGACTGGCGCATGCGAAGATTACCATCGTGCTGAGG GTAGCAGATGCAACAAAGTCGAAAATGCCTCTCATCGACACCTCCATGCTCGGTCCTGCCATGCTGCTTCTGTCCTCGTTTCTTGGTGATTACGTCAGCGAGTACTTCGTTTTGTGTCTGGCTCTG ATGTTGGTGGGCCTGGACCTCGTGGTGTACAGCACTTTGGTCCTACGGGAAAGCTGTGACTACCTCAACATCAGCTGCTTCAAAGTGAAAGATAAATCTTAA
- the LOC136436372 gene encoding choline/ethanolaminephosphotransferase 1-like, producing MKPVLSEAQLIRLKEYKFKAEGASILDNVLKDFWGYLAEHIPMWVAPNVISFLGLATLVITTFPLFLYCPTATEEVPCWFYINCITGLFIIQTLDGLDGIHARRTGSGSPVGAIVDSACDIIALGIGVTSVLVAMQLGTSPEWMFNYHLLCFSIDYAMYWKNCFLDALYYGL from the exons ATGAAGCCAGTGTTGAGCGAAGCACAGCTGATAAGACTGAAGGAGTACAAGTTCAAGGCTGAAGGCGCGTCAATCCTCGATAATGTCCTGAAG GACTTTTGGGGCTATCTTGCTGAGCATATCCCCATGTGGGTAGCACCGAATGTCATCAGTTTCCTGGGATTGGCCACACTTGTCATCACAACATTCCCGCTGTTTCTCTACTGCCCAACAGCGACAGAAGAG gtgCCATGCTGGTTTTATATCAACTGCATCACTGGGTTATTCATAATCCAGACCCTAGACGGACTGGACGGTATTCACGCCAGGCGTACCGGCAGTGGGTCGCCCGTAGGAGCGATTGTGGACAGTGCCTGCGATATCATCGCTTTAG GGATTGGTGTAACGTCAGTTCTCGTCGCGATGCAACTTGGGACCTCCCCGGAGTGGATGTTTAACTACCATCTACTCTGCTTCTCTATCGATTATGCCATGTACTGGAAAAACTGTTTCCTCGATGCACTGTACTATGGATTGTAA
- the LOC136436371 gene encoding uncharacterized protein, whose translation MSLNSLDDFLPAGEANTVHDVAQLFARRGNEFSVYSIDWEQEVVVLIRPVEGVDLKAHPFFREAQRRKAAEVLCVPLEQLRDVAGAVADVVAHVQEIFIFNTARCGSTLVTRVVEATSVAQAVSEPDVFSVINMALHRLKRSSQHGQTPPHHGCSTVLSNEESTIALVRNVVTLLNYNLVMSDPRHRDVIFYKLRPDGILLADLMIRAFPSAKTVFLYRNGLEVIESICRNNLQQKYWLYVALTWFLAINRDVYSTPDYIRCFGNDPKYLTVRHRGTLWFHLCTRWVDTMHHAANLQKKQPGYFFHAVIYYSALASDKKKTFSLLMEKLGLKWSPEEPGEDKDKIEKALTEDSQAGTILSSATGRRHGEKWAPDVSSRWMGQGEREYFEDVCRHSGDEISGPDSLLPGTIVSTQ comes from the exons aTGTCCCTAAACTCTCTTGACGACTTCTTACCAGCTGGAGAAGCGAACACGGTCCACGACGTGGCACAATTATTCGCTCGTCGTGGGAACGAGTTTTCTGTTTACAGCATAGACTGGGAACAAGAAGTGGTTGTGCTCATTCGACCCGTGGAGGGTGTGGATCTGAAAGCACATCCGTTCTTTCGTGAG GCTCAGAGACGAAAGGCAGCCGAGGTTCTCTGTGTTCCCTTAGAGCAACTTCGGGACGTGGCGGGCGCCGTGGCTGACGTAGTTGCGCATGTGCAGGAAATCTTCATCTTCAACACAG CACGATGTGGGTCGACTCTGGTAACGCGAGTTGTGGAGGCCACTTCGGTGGCACAGGCTGTGAGCGAGCCCGATGTGTTCTCCGTCATAAACATGGCTCTCCACCGACTCAAGCGGTCCTCCCAACACGGCCAGACTCCACCTCATCACGGCTGCTCTACTGTTCTGTCAAACGAAGAGTCTACCATAGCCCTTGTCAGGAACGTCGTCACTTTGCTGAACTACAACCTGGTGATGTCAGATCCACGTCATCGTGACGTCATTTTCTACAAGCTCAGACCCGACGGCATCCTCCTGGCGGACCTTATGATTCGTGCCTTCCCGTCAGCCAAGACCGTTTTCTTGTACAGAAACGGCCTGGAAGTTATAGAGTCGATCTGTCGAAACAATCTCCAACAGAAGTACTGGCTTTACGTGGCTTTGACGTGGTTTTTAGCGATAAACCGTGATGTGTACTCCACCCCTGACTACATCCGATGTTTCGGAAACGACCCGAAGTATTTGACGGTGCGCCACCGCGGTACGCTCTGGTTCCACCTGTGCACGCGGTGGGTCGATACGATGCACCACGCCGCCAATCTGCAGAAGAAGCAGCCTGGGTATTTCTTCCATGCCGTCATCTACTACTCAGCCCTCGCCAGCGACAAGAAGAAGACATTCAGTCTACTGATGGAGAAGCTCGGTCTGAAGTGGAGTCCAGAGGAGCCGGGAGAAGACAAAGATAAGATCGAGAAAGCATTGACTGAGGACAGCCAGGCGGGAACCATATTGTCGTCTGCAAC GGGGAGGAGGCATGGCGAGAAATGGGCTCCGGACGTTTCATCACGCTGGATGGGGCAAGGGGAACGAGAGTACTTTGAGGACGTCTGTCGCCATTCTGGTGACGAGATCTCCGGGCCTGACAGTCTGCTGCCCGGCACCATCGTTTCTACACAATAG